CGTCGAGGCGTTGGGCGCCAGGCTGGCCTGCGGCACCCAGTGCGGAAGTTGCGTTCCCGAGCTGAAAGCGCTGATCGAAGAGGAGAAGGCCCATGCGAGCGCTGAGCCAATTGAAGTCACTGCTGTCGCCTGAGCTGTCGCGCCTGGCGCAGCGGCCCCGGGCGCTGGGGCAGGCGGCGTTCTCGCGTCTGCACGGCCTGGGCCATATCGTGCGTTCGCCGTTCGGCCGTTCCACGCGCGTCGAGGCGCCCACCCTGACGCTGGACGGCGAGTGCCGTGCCGGCCGGGTCTACCTGGTGGGGGCGGGCAGCGGCGACGTCGAGCTGCTCACGCTCAAGGCGGCGCGCCTGCTGCAGCAGGCCGAGGCGGTGGTCTACGACCGCCTGGTGGGCGACGACGTGCTGGCGCTGATTCCCGCCGGCCACGAGCGCTACTACGTGGGCAAGGAGCGTGGCCACCACAGCGTGCCCCAGGCCGAGATCGGCGCTTTGCTGGTGAGGCTGGCGCGGGAGGGCAAGTCGGTGGTGCGGCTCAAGGGCGGCGACCCCGGCGTATTCGGGCGCATGGGCGAGGAGCTCGCCGCACTGGCCGAGGCCGGCGTCGAGGCCGAGATCGTGCCGGGCATCACTGCTGCCTCGGCGGCCGCGGCCGGCATGGGCATCCCGCTCACCGACCGCGCCCACGCCCAGCAGCTGCGCTTCGTCACCGCCCAGCTGTGCCGCAAGGACGGCGAGCCCGACTGGGCCACCCTGGCGCGCCAGGACGAGACGCTGATCTTCTACATGGGCCTGACCAAGGTCGAGGCCATCTGTGCCGGGCTGCGCCGCAATGGGCTGCCCGACGACTGGCCGATCATGCTGGTGGCCAACGCCAGCCTGCCCGAGCAGGCGTCGCTGGTGGGCACCCTGGCCGACATGCCGGGCAAGCTGGCCGCCTCGCCGCTGCCTTCACCCTGCCTGATTGTGGTC
This portion of the Billgrantia sulfidoxydans genome encodes:
- the cobA gene encoding uroporphyrinogen-III C-methyltransferase, which encodes MRALSQLKSLLSPELSRLAQRPRALGQAAFSRLHGLGHIVRSPFGRSTRVEAPTLTLDGECRAGRVYLVGAGSGDVELLTLKAARLLQQAEAVVYDRLVGDDVLALIPAGHERYYVGKERGHHSVPQAEIGALLVRLAREGKSVVRLKGGDPGVFGRMGEELAALAEAGVEAEIVPGITAASAAAAGMGIPLTDRAHAQQLRFVTAQLCRKDGEPDWATLARQDETLIFYMGLTKVEAICAGLRRNGLPDDWPIMLVANASLPEQASLVGTLADMPGKLAASPLPSPCLIVVGSVVRMVATSPAAAPSAQTKGHMHQE